The sequence CACAGCGCCCCAGCCAATACCAACCATAGTATGCGCAATCTCACAGGACTATCTTACTCCCAGATTCACAATCCGGTAGGCATCCGCAAAAAAGATGAACATCAACGTCAGGCACGCCACCAAGGCCACCATCATGATCCACTTCATCCGGGCGATCTCAAATTTCAGGTGCATGAAGTAGCCGATAATGAGCGCCGACTTCACCAGCGACAGCGCCATCAGCACTTCCAGCATGTGCAGCGGGGTGAACACCTGCTCGTAAGCAAGCACGACTTCGACGGCGGTCAAAACCAGCAGCACGCCCCAAACCACAAAGTACGGCATCTTGCTTTCGTCGTGCGCTGCTGCGATCGGTCTGGCGGCTACATGCATGATCTTCGGCTCCGTTTAAACAATCTTGGTGGACATCAGATACACCAGCGGAAAAATAAACATCCACACCAAATCTACAAAGTGCCAATATAATCCGGCGATCTCCACGTCGTGATCGTCATAGTCCTTCGGGTGCAGAAAGAGCACCAGCGCGCAGACCACAAAGGCCAGCAGTATCACGTGAACACCATAATGAAACACGCTGCCCGCCGGCGTCAGGAAGAAACCTAGCGCCCAAAGCACCAGCAGTATGGGCAAGAATTTCTTTCGTAAAGCGACTACGCCGAGGTAAATCACGCCAATGGTCACGTGCAGCATGTGCATTCCGGTCAGGGTGAAAAAAGTTCCCCCAAACTGTGGCACATTCGCTGCCCAGGGATTGTTAAAAGGAGTAAGACCCTCGTGAATCAGGTTGTTCCACTCCCGAGCGTGCAGCACCACGAACACGGCGCCGAAGAACATCGTCGCCAGGATCCACCTTGCCGTGCCTTTGCGGTCGCCCCGCTTTGCTGCCAGCACACCCAGCACCATGGTCAGCGAACTGGAGAGCAGGCACGCCGTCATGATGGTCGCGTTGGCGATGCTCTCCTTGCCGAATGGCGTCGGCCAGTTCGGAGTCGAGATGCGGCCATATGAATAGGCAAACAACAACGCGCCAAAGGTCAGGGAATCTGACAGCAAAAACAACCACATCCCGATTTTCTTTGAGTAGGTGCCAAACAGCGAAGGCTCGTAAACCCCACTTACTCCGTGTTGGACTACCGCATCGGCCATCTTGTCAGTCTCCTGATAACCACAAATGTGCAGCCCGCCATCCGCCTAGCGCGCAATTTGAATCAAGGCGAAGATGTAAATCCACAGCAGCGCCATAAAGTGCCAATACCGCGCGGTGGTGTCAATCACCACTCGGCGCGCTTCAATGGGTTTGTGCAGCCAGCCAGTGGCTTCCGAATAAAGCAACGCCAGCACCCCGCCCGCCAGGTGCATAGCATGCATCCCCGTCAACAGGTAAACGAACGAGCTACTCGGGCCGGTGGAAAGGAAGAAGCCGCGCGCCGCCAGTTCCCGCCATGCCAGTATTTGTCCCACCAGAAAGCCAATCCCTAGCACAAGCGTAATGGTCAGCCACGGTGCTGGCCTTCCATCGGCGGCAATTCCGGGCAGGGAAGTCACCGGCGCAAGCGCAGCTTGTGTAGCCGCCTGTCGTCGAGCTTTCTCCATGGTGAAGCTGCTCACCAACAGGATCACCGTATTGATCGCGAGGATGAGGGTGGGCAGGCTTACGGGAAACCAGTCATTCACGTAGCCGTTTGCATTCGGATCCCAGGAAGCCATTCCGGAGCGGACGATGTAGGCGCTGGTGAAGGCAACGAACAACATAATAATGGGCGCAATGCCCACTGCCAGTCCCAGTCGGTATCGACGGAGCCGCTCACCGTAATCGGGAAAGTTCTCGGCACTTCGCCCATGGCCATCGCCACCCGGATAGTGGGGTGTGCCCTCGCCGCCGCCGCCGCGGACCTTCGGCTGCTTGATCGTGAGTGTCGGAGTCAAGGTCGCCATATCTAGTGATGCGCGGGTATCGGTGTGGGATCGGTTTGCATGATGTAATCCTTAGCCGCGCCCGGAACACTGTATTCGTAGGGCCCGTGGTACACCACCGGGGTCTTTCCCCCAAAGTTGTCGTGCGGCGGAGGTGTGGCGGTTGTCCACTCCAGGGTGGTGGCTTC comes from Terriglobales bacterium and encodes:
- a CDS encoding cytochrome c oxidase subunit 3 — its product is MATLTPTLTIKQPKVRGGGGEGTPHYPGGDGHGRSAENFPDYGERLRRYRLGLAVGIAPIIMLFVAFTSAYIVRSGMASWDPNANGYVNDWFPVSLPTLILAINTVILLVSSFTMEKARRQAATQAALAPVTSLPGIAADGRPAPWLTITLVLGIGFLVGQILAWRELAARGFFLSTGPSSSFVYLLTGMHAMHLAGGVLALLYSEATGWLHKPIEARRVVIDTTARYWHFMALLWIYIFALIQIAR
- a CDS encoding cytochrome C oxidase subunit IV family protein, which gives rise to MHVAARPIAAAHDESKMPYFVVWGVLLVLTAVEVVLAYEQVFTPLHMLEVLMALSLVKSALIIGYFMHLKFEIARMKWIMMVALVACLTLMFIFFADAYRIVNLGVR
- a CDS encoding cytochrome c oxidase subunit 3, with product MADAVVQHGVSGVYEPSLFGTYSKKIGMWLFLLSDSLTFGALLFAYSYGRISTPNWPTPFGKESIANATIMTACLLSSSLTMVLGVLAAKRGDRKGTARWILATMFFGAVFVVLHAREWNNLIHEGLTPFNNPWAANVPQFGGTFFTLTGMHMLHVTIGVIYLGVVALRKKFLPILLVLWALGFFLTPAGSVFHYGVHVILLAFVVCALVLFLHPKDYDDHDVEIAGLYWHFVDLVWMFIFPLVYLMSTKIV